The proteins below come from a single Pseudarthrobacter sp. SSS035 genomic window:
- a CDS encoding ABC transporter ATP-binding protein, with protein MNGLAETTAQPTAAKGVSVEFENVNHSFLHGNRPVRVLDNFNLRIEPSEFVSIVGPSGCGKTTALGMVGNLLKPRSGTVRIDGAEVRPGSNDAAFLFARDALLPWRRVRSNVELGMEIRGVPREERRERAEAWLRRVRLHDFADSDVLHLSQGMRQRVAIARTLVQNPKVLLMDEPFAALDAQTRAIQQEEFTQLWEAERPTVIFVTHDLEEAILLSDRVILMASRPGRMVVDMKIELERPRRQEMRRDSDLFKSYFHDMSDRLRSEVELAEQRIREESQNG; from the coding sequence ATGAATGGACTGGCTGAAACGACGGCGCAGCCCACCGCAGCCAAGGGGGTTTCTGTCGAGTTCGAGAACGTGAACCACAGCTTCCTCCACGGCAACCGGCCGGTGCGGGTGTTGGACAACTTCAACCTGCGCATCGAGCCTTCGGAGTTTGTCAGCATCGTGGGCCCGTCGGGCTGCGGCAAGACGACGGCCCTCGGGATGGTGGGCAACCTCTTGAAGCCACGCAGCGGCACGGTTCGCATTGACGGCGCCGAGGTGCGCCCCGGAAGCAATGATGCGGCCTTCCTCTTCGCCCGCGACGCGCTGCTGCCCTGGCGTCGGGTCCGCAGCAACGTCGAGCTTGGTATGGAGATCCGCGGTGTTCCCAGGGAAGAACGGCGCGAACGCGCCGAGGCCTGGCTGCGCCGGGTCCGTCTGCACGACTTTGCCGACTCCGATGTCCTCCACCTCTCACAAGGCATGCGCCAACGCGTAGCGATCGCACGGACCTTGGTGCAGAATCCCAAGGTTCTACTCATGGACGAGCCGTTCGCGGCCCTTGACGCACAGACCCGCGCGATCCAGCAGGAGGAGTTCACCCAACTCTGGGAAGCTGAGCGCCCCACGGTCATATTCGTAACCCACGACCTTGAGGAAGCCATCCTGCTCAGCGACCGCGTTATCCTGATGGCCAGCCGGCCCGGCCGCATGGTGGTCGACATGAAGATCGAGCTGGAGCGGCCGCGGCGCCAGGAGATGCGTCGGGACTCCGATCTGTTCAAATCCTATTTCCACGACATGTCCGATCGGCTTCGAAGCGAAGTCGAACTCGCCGAACAGCGCATCAGGGAGGAGAGCCAGAATGGCTGA
- a CDS encoding acetate--CoA ligase family protein: MLVETAQPSSDDTIVEFIAQARNRESAMFTEAEGKSLLSAFGIDTPQGVEISVGQELPVHLREPLVVKAVSATLVHKSDAGGVRVGVTRAELDHVAVRMRGNLADFGHELDGLLVEEMVPAGHEIIVGAVRAPGLGWTVMVGLGGVLVEVFEDVAFGLAPLSNNQILDMLQELRGMKVLNGARGGVKADIPALVTLISRLAGPEGLLASLPDDVVEIDLNPVIVSDTRAVAVDARFVVGRLEADEGATAVRKDGRATDFSPLFQPRRIAVLGASGKRPNLANRFIRNIRAGGFDGTIVPVHPAADEIEGLPTIASLADVDEPIDYAFVALPGARVAEALGQGAGKVRFAQVVSSGFGEVEEGKELEATLVATVREAGIRLIGPNCLGTHASAGKLSFVPEAPLTPGTTAVVSQSGGLSVDILRVGAARGIDFHSVTSIGNSADVDAAELVESFLRNDEVQVIGLYLESLAVARQVLDVLAAAETRKPVVLLAGGRTAEGSRAATSHTGALAGNHRLWPAIARQAGMTLVDSLADFASALHALSTLDLSVQPNGREAVLFGNGGGASVLGADALDRQGVATSPLPARVIDALEALDLPPGNGFHNPIDVPAGTLAVKSGAVAEDILKTVLADSHPAVLISHLNVGIIQRNLGATHGDVTGNIIDSIAKARDESRPGTHQILVLKTDGSAGTEEMVKTYAHRARQIGIPVFPAFEDAALAARAVLEQSKQIHQASLGADGRQ; this comes from the coding sequence TTGTTAGTTGAAACAGCCCAGCCGAGTAGCGACGACACCATCGTCGAGTTCATCGCACAGGCCAGGAACAGAGAATCTGCCATGTTCACCGAAGCAGAAGGAAAATCCCTGCTTTCGGCATTTGGGATCGATACGCCCCAAGGCGTCGAAATTTCAGTGGGACAGGAGCTTCCGGTCCACCTTCGCGAACCGCTGGTCGTCAAAGCGGTCTCGGCGACACTCGTGCATAAGTCCGACGCCGGTGGAGTGCGGGTTGGCGTGACCCGCGCCGAACTTGATCACGTCGCGGTACGGATGCGCGGGAACCTGGCCGATTTCGGGCACGAACTCGATGGCCTGCTTGTCGAGGAGATGGTGCCGGCCGGCCACGAAATCATCGTCGGCGCGGTCCGTGCGCCCGGACTTGGGTGGACCGTCATGGTCGGCCTTGGCGGCGTCCTCGTGGAGGTCTTCGAGGACGTGGCCTTTGGCCTCGCGCCCCTGTCGAACAACCAGATCCTGGACATGCTGCAGGAGCTGCGCGGCATGAAAGTGCTCAACGGCGCACGTGGCGGCGTGAAGGCCGACATCCCGGCGCTCGTCACGCTGATCTCCCGCCTCGCCGGCCCAGAAGGCCTGCTGGCGTCGCTTCCCGATGATGTCGTGGAAATTGACCTCAACCCCGTGATCGTTTCCGACACCCGTGCCGTGGCCGTGGATGCACGCTTCGTTGTTGGCCGTCTTGAGGCCGACGAAGGCGCAACCGCCGTTCGCAAAGATGGCCGCGCCACCGACTTCTCCCCGCTGTTCCAGCCCCGCCGCATCGCGGTCCTTGGTGCAAGCGGCAAGCGCCCGAACCTCGCCAACCGGTTCATCCGCAACATCCGCGCCGGCGGCTTCGACGGCACCATCGTCCCGGTCCACCCGGCCGCCGACGAGATCGAGGGCCTGCCCACCATCGCCTCGCTGGCCGACGTGGACGAACCCATCGACTACGCCTTCGTGGCCCTGCCCGGAGCACGCGTCGCCGAGGCACTGGGCCAGGGCGCCGGCAAGGTGCGTTTCGCCCAGGTCGTCTCCAGCGGTTTCGGCGAGGTCGAAGAAGGCAAGGAACTCGAAGCCACGCTCGTCGCAACGGTGCGCGAGGCGGGCATCCGCCTGATCGGCCCGAACTGCCTGGGCACCCACGCCTCGGCCGGGAAGCTCTCCTTCGTCCCCGAGGCCCCGCTGACCCCCGGAACCACGGCTGTGGTCTCGCAGAGCGGCGGGCTGAGTGTCGACATCCTGCGCGTCGGCGCCGCCCGGGGCATCGACTTCCACTCCGTCACCAGCATCGGAAACAGCGCCGACGTCGACGCCGCCGAACTCGTCGAGTCCTTCCTGCGCAACGACGAGGTCCAGGTCATCGGCCTGTACCTCGAGTCGCTGGCCGTGGCCCGCCAGGTCCTGGACGTGCTTGCCGCGGCCGAAACCCGCAAGCCCGTGGTGCTGCTGGCCGGCGGCCGGACCGCGGAGGGCTCGCGTGCAGCCACCAGCCACACCGGCGCCCTTGCAGGCAACCACCGCCTGTGGCCGGCCATTGCGCGCCAGGCCGGCATGACCCTCGTCGACTCGCTCGCCGATTTTGCCTCCGCGCTGCACGCCCTGTCGACACTCGATTTGAGCGTTCAGCCCAACGGACGCGAGGCAGTGCTCTTCGGAAACGGCGGCGGTGCCAGCGTGCTGGGAGCCGACGCCCTTGACCGCCAGGGCGTGGCAACCTCGCCGCTTCCCGCCCGGGTCATCGATGCCCTTGAGGCCCTCGACCTGCCCCCGGGCAACGGATTCCACAACCCCATCGACGTGCCGGCCGGCACGCTGGCCGTCAAGAGCGGCGCGGTCGCCGAGGACATCCTCAAGACTGTACTCGCCGACAGCCACCCCGCCGTGCTGATCTCCCACCTGAACGTGGGCATCATCCAGCGCAACCTCGGGGCCACCCACGGTGACGTGACGGGCAACATCATCGACTCGATCGCCAAGGCACGCGACGAGTCGCGTCCGGGAACCCACCAGATCCTGGTCCTGAAGACGGACGGCAGCGCAGGAACCGAGGAAATGGTCAAGACCTACGCACATCGCGCCCGCCAGATCGGAATCCCGGTCTTCCCGGCATTCGAAGACGCGGCCCTGGCCGCGCGGGCAGTGCTCGAACAGAGCAAGCAGATCCACCAGGCGTCGCTCGGCGCAGACGGAAGGCAGTAG
- a CDS encoding YeiH family protein has protein sequence MRHDDVSVESRRNVSLPKAAESAPAAASTWQFRQLLPGLAACIIGGAIALAASRLLPGASPLLIAILLGAIWRNTLHVPEILMPGVAVSAKKLLRTGIVLLGLQLSLSTILGLGPGVLLVVVLCVGVTFGATLLIGKWLGIDLPQRLLIAAGFSICGAAAVAAAEGATKAKQDQVATAVGLVVLFGTLMIPIAPAVGALFGMDEESIGMLVGASIHEVAQVVAAGGAVSSSALAVAVTVKLARVVTLAPIVAGVSIYMRKKHAVEGAKTPPLVPLFVVGFIAAMLLRTTGTVPAPLLEAAQMAQTFLLAAAMFGLGLGVHIRGLMSSGSRSLVLAALATLVILVVAVAGTLLFPPMS, from the coding sequence ATGCGACACGACGATGTATCAGTAGAGTCCCGGCGGAATGTCTCCCTGCCCAAAGCTGCGGAATCCGCCCCGGCCGCGGCCTCCACCTGGCAGTTTCGCCAATTGCTTCCGGGTCTCGCCGCCTGCATCATTGGCGGGGCAATCGCTTTGGCAGCCTCCAGGCTGCTGCCCGGGGCAAGTCCGCTGCTGATTGCCATCCTGCTCGGCGCGATCTGGCGCAACACGCTGCACGTCCCCGAGATCCTGATGCCCGGGGTGGCAGTGTCCGCCAAGAAGCTGCTGCGCACGGGCATCGTGCTGCTGGGGCTGCAGCTTTCGCTCTCCACCATCCTGGGACTGGGGCCGGGGGTGTTGCTGGTGGTGGTGCTCTGCGTCGGAGTGACGTTCGGGGCCACGCTGCTCATCGGCAAGTGGCTGGGCATCGATTTGCCGCAGCGCCTGCTGATTGCCGCAGGCTTCTCCATCTGCGGTGCGGCGGCCGTGGCCGCCGCGGAAGGTGCCACCAAGGCCAAGCAGGACCAGGTGGCCACGGCCGTCGGGCTGGTGGTCCTCTTCGGTACCCTGATGATCCCGATCGCCCCCGCGGTGGGCGCGCTGTTTGGCATGGACGAGGAATCCATCGGCATGCTCGTCGGGGCCTCCATCCACGAGGTGGCCCAGGTGGTGGCCGCCGGTGGAGCCGTCAGCTCCAGCGCCTTGGCCGTGGCCGTCACCGTGAAGCTGGCCCGCGTCGTCACCCTCGCCCCCATCGTGGCCGGGGTAAGCATCTACATGCGGAAGAAGCACGCCGTGGAGGGTGCCAAGACACCCCCGCTTGTGCCGTTGTTCGTCGTCGGCTTCATTGCGGCGATGCTGCTGCGCACCACGGGGACGGTGCCTGCCCCGCTGCTCGAAGCGGCCCAGATGGCCCAGACCTTCCTGCTTGCTGCAGCCATGTTCGGGCTCGGTCTCGGGGTCCACATCCGCGGACTGATGAGCTCGGGCAGCCGATCGCTGGTGCTCGCGGCACTGGCAACGCTGGTGATCCTCGTGGTGGCGGTGGCCGGGACCCTGCTTTTCCCGCCCATGTCCTAG
- a CDS encoding alpha/beta fold hydrolase — MLTETTLITEETLLVANLETRYFAGGPDDGVPVVFLHDGAWGGASDVTWRHVLPLAAEKFRVIAPDFLGYGGSAKSIRVDVSPFAFRIRHVFSLLDSLGITEPVHLVGNSFGGSIGLRALADESYRGRIASVTTINGTGGPWKAPDMTRIGEFDGTRARLEEILDILCDASDGKEAQLDARFGWATAPGHFTAMRGPHMPVPEALKVVRPADPYPAPLQGIPTPVLLVECTGDTLLESGWSKNLQAVLPNAQAELLPYKHCPNITHPQETWNLIAGFLESTIEGSK; from the coding sequence TTGCTCACCGAGACAACATTGATCACCGAGGAAACGCTTCTCGTCGCCAACCTCGAAACCCGCTACTTCGCCGGAGGCCCCGACGACGGCGTTCCCGTAGTTTTCCTTCATGACGGCGCCTGGGGCGGTGCCTCCGACGTGACATGGCGTCACGTCCTTCCGCTCGCCGCGGAGAAATTCCGCGTCATCGCCCCCGACTTCCTCGGCTACGGCGGATCGGCCAAGTCGATCCGCGTCGACGTCTCACCGTTCGCCTTCCGCATCCGCCACGTCTTCTCCCTGCTCGATTCCCTGGGCATCACCGAGCCGGTGCACCTGGTCGGAAACTCCTTCGGCGGATCGATCGGCCTCCGTGCGCTGGCCGATGAGAGCTACCGCGGACGGATCGCCTCGGTCACCACGATCAACGGCACGGGCGGTCCGTGGAAGGCTCCGGACATGACCAGGATCGGCGAGTTCGACGGCACCCGGGCCCGGCTGGAGGAGATCCTCGACATCCTCTGCGACGCTTCCGACGGCAAGGAAGCCCAGCTCGATGCCCGCTTTGGCTGGGCAACGGCGCCCGGGCACTTCACGGCCATGCGGGGACCGCACATGCCGGTACCCGAGGCATTGAAGGTTGTACGCCCGGCAGATCCCTACCCCGCACCGCTTCAGGGCATCCCAACCCCCGTCCTGCTCGTGGAGTGCACCGGGGACACGCTGCTGGAAAGCGGCTGGTCTAAGAACCTCCAGGCCGTGCTGCCCAACGCACAGGCCGAATTGTTGCCATATAAGCACTGCCCGAACATCACCCACCCCCAGGAGACCTGGAACCTGATCGCCGGGTTCCTCGAATCGACCATCGAAGGCAGCAAGTAA
- a CDS encoding LysR family transcriptional regulator — protein MRFSQLRYLEAALRTGSFRQAAKELDISQPTITNQVQRLEEDLGVILVTRGAKGVRPTYAAERILPHVVAAVQAERMLREEASAIGGLKLGTVRLGTVPAGSQTILPRTVKRLLTEFPNVRFEVDEGPSKLVVRGVLSGHFDVGLVTRLPGIDLTPGEDALLHHIDLTIGRLVLAVPEDHWLAGKDEFEPADLEGEALIFPAESSILRVAFERMLEGIESRVVYTTPNAEAAQAMVRAGVGICMANTLLDSTISGNGVALVPLPFEWAHARTSAIVRKDEARSSAVQAFLRLLREVAKTF, from the coding sequence ATGAGATTTTCGCAACTGCGCTACCTGGAGGCAGCACTGCGGACCGGTTCGTTCCGGCAGGCTGCCAAGGAGCTTGATATCTCGCAGCCGACGATCACCAACCAGGTGCAGCGGCTCGAAGAGGACCTGGGTGTCATTCTGGTGACCCGCGGTGCCAAGGGAGTGCGTCCAACCTATGCGGCAGAAAGGATCTTGCCGCACGTGGTGGCGGCAGTCCAAGCCGAGAGAATGCTGCGCGAGGAAGCCAGCGCCATCGGGGGCCTGAAGCTGGGTACCGTCCGGCTCGGCACGGTACCAGCAGGATCCCAGACCATTCTTCCCAGGACTGTTAAACGGCTGTTGACTGAATTCCCCAATGTGCGCTTCGAAGTGGATGAGGGTCCATCGAAGCTGGTGGTTCGCGGCGTCCTCAGCGGCCACTTCGATGTTGGTTTGGTCACCCGCCTGCCCGGTATTGACCTGACCCCGGGCGAAGATGCCTTGCTGCACCACATTGATCTCACCATCGGTCGGCTGGTCCTGGCAGTGCCTGAGGACCACTGGCTTGCGGGCAAGGACGAATTCGAGCCAGCCGACCTGGAGGGGGAGGCACTGATCTTCCCCGCAGAGTCCAGCATCCTGCGTGTGGCCTTTGAGCGAATGCTGGAGGGCATTGAGTCCCGGGTCGTCTACACAACGCCCAACGCAGAGGCAGCACAAGCCATGGTGCGGGCCGGCGTCGGAATTTGTATGGCCAACACGCTTCTCGATTCGACCATTAGCGGAAACGGCGTCGCGCTCGTACCGCTTCCCTTCGAATGGGCGCATGCCCGTACTTCCGCCATCGTCAGGAAGGACGAGGCCAGGTCCTCGGCCGTGCAGGCGTTCCTTCGCCTCCTGCGGGAAGTGGCCAAGACCTTCTAG
- a CDS encoding LysR family transcriptional regulator, protein MSSLALLVGIADHGSLSAGARSVGMAQSNATRAMKTLERRLGFPLLDRATTGSKLTQEGVLTVEWARDALQSLNTLWTGAQALAAPADREFTFAASMTVAEHLAPTWIGRLHEADPRIKTRLRVMNSSEVIAAVQNRDVALGFVETPDVPQYLSSATVWTDELVLIAPPGHPWATRPEPVTLKELAATHLLEREAGSGTRAFLDERVGTARATPIVEFNSNSAICQSVSAGMGPAVLSRLAVEGSLRMGSFIQVPLREGNLVRDLQAIWRGPAPAEGPAAMLLGICAQARSGF, encoded by the coding sequence ATGTCTTCGCTCGCGCTGCTGGTGGGCATTGCCGACCACGGCAGTCTTAGCGCCGGCGCACGCTCCGTGGGCATGGCCCAATCGAACGCGACGCGGGCCATGAAGACCTTGGAGCGACGCCTGGGATTCCCGCTGCTTGACCGGGCAACGACCGGCTCGAAGCTCACGCAGGAGGGGGTGCTGACGGTTGAATGGGCACGCGACGCGCTCCAGAGCCTTAACACCCTGTGGACCGGGGCGCAGGCGCTGGCCGCCCCGGCGGACCGGGAATTCACGTTCGCGGCCAGCATGACGGTGGCCGAGCACCTGGCGCCGACGTGGATCGGCCGCTTGCATGAGGCCGATCCCCGAATCAAGACCAGGCTGCGGGTCATGAATTCCAGTGAGGTCATTGCCGCGGTGCAGAACCGCGACGTGGCACTCGGGTTCGTCGAGACCCCGGATGTACCCCAGTACTTGTCGTCCGCGACGGTGTGGACCGACGAACTTGTGCTCATAGCCCCTCCCGGCCACCCCTGGGCCACCCGCCCGGAACCTGTCACCCTGAAGGAGTTGGCGGCAACACACTTGTTGGAACGGGAAGCCGGATCGGGGACCAGGGCCTTCCTCGACGAGCGCGTCGGCACTGCCAGGGCAACGCCGATCGTGGAGTTCAACAGCAACTCGGCGATCTGCCAATCGGTCTCGGCCGGCATGGGACCGGCGGTGCTGAGCCGGTTGGCCGTGGAAGGATCCCTCCGCATGGGCAGCTTCATTCAGGTACCCCTGCGGGAGGGCAACCTGGTGCGGGACCTGCAGGCCATCTGGCGAGGTCCGGCCCCGGCTGAAGGACCCGCAGCAATGCTGCTGGGCATCTGCGCACAGGCGCGGTCCGGCTTCTGA
- a CDS encoding alpha/beta fold hydrolase, whose product MAEAPQKIAGADGTTVAYRQYGDGPRLITCLHSLALDGSWYAPLAEALGDEYRLLAPDFRGHGESVRGESAPTLGLVARDIAAIWDAEDIKSSVVLGISLGGMVAQAVTGSFPDRVDAQILMATRGGYDEAATRGTLARAAEVRAPNGLERAEEMTMRRWFGDGSRNTADPLVRQARAQFLGAGGNTIAEYFEAMTQVGDFHTDSPPPTLVIGGDDDQSTPRAVIEQLAASLAGAQLRFAKGGHLVAFENPYEVAATVRPFLDSLDCWTQ is encoded by the coding sequence ATGGCTGAGGCCCCGCAGAAGATTGCCGGCGCCGATGGCACCACTGTCGCCTATCGCCAGTATGGCGACGGCCCGCGGCTGATCACCTGCCTGCACTCATTGGCGTTGGACGGATCGTGGTACGCACCCTTGGCCGAGGCCCTTGGTGACGAGTATCGCCTGCTCGCACCGGACTTCCGCGGACATGGAGAAAGCGTGCGCGGAGAATCCGCCCCCACGCTGGGACTTGTTGCCCGGGACATCGCCGCCATCTGGGATGCCGAAGATATCAAGAGTTCCGTGGTGCTGGGCATCTCTCTGGGCGGCATGGTCGCCCAGGCTGTCACCGGCAGCTTCCCCGACCGCGTCGACGCACAGATCCTGATGGCGACCCGGGGCGGCTACGATGAAGCAGCCACCCGCGGAACCCTGGCACGCGCGGCCGAGGTCCGGGCCCCGAACGGGCTCGAACGGGCCGAGGAAATGACAATGCGCCGCTGGTTTGGGGACGGTTCCCGAAATACCGCGGACCCCTTGGTCCGGCAGGCTCGCGCACAGTTCCTCGGCGCCGGCGGCAACACGATCGCCGAGTATTTCGAAGCCATGACCCAGGTCGGCGACTTCCATACGGACTCACCGCCGCCAACCCTCGTCATCGGCGGCGATGACGACCAGAGCACCCCTCGTGCGGTGATCGAACAGCTTGCCGCCTCACTCGCCGGTGCCCAACTGCGCTTTGCGAAGGGCGGACATCTCGTCGCCTTCGAAAATCCATACGAGGTCGCCGCAACCGTGCGGCCCTTTCTCGACAGCCTGGATTGCTGGACCCAATAA
- a CDS encoding SDR family NAD(P)-dependent oxidoreductase — protein MAENGSSPALVLSGGSSGIGEALAADLRNDWAVTSVSRSLPSNPLDGVNYVAGDVAGDAPQAVRESLAAQGRTSIHSLIHCAGVGVFGPFMDMPKAEWERVLLLNLHGTLNFIQGVADLVEDGGRIVLFSSGTVFKAPAGAAAYAASKAGIIGFSRSLAAEMGARNITVNVVAPGLVMTPLATKLAGGEEANINTRAIKRAAVVEDFVGPTRFFLSPGASFVTGQTLVVDGGSIRR, from the coding sequence ATGGCGGAAAACGGCTCCTCTCCGGCCCTTGTCCTCAGCGGCGGATCCTCCGGCATCGGCGAGGCGTTGGCCGCGGACCTGCGGAACGATTGGGCGGTTACCTCCGTCTCCCGGTCCCTGCCCAGCAACCCCCTTGACGGGGTCAACTACGTCGCCGGCGATGTAGCCGGCGATGCCCCGCAGGCAGTGCGCGAGTCCCTGGCGGCGCAGGGCCGGACCAGCATCCATTCCCTCATCCACTGTGCGGGCGTCGGTGTGTTCGGCCCGTTCATGGACATGCCCAAGGCCGAGTGGGAGCGTGTGCTGCTGCTGAACCTGCACGGCACCCTCAACTTCATCCAGGGTGTCGCTGACCTGGTGGAGGACGGCGGCAGGATCGTGCTCTTCTCCTCTGGCACCGTGTTCAAGGCTCCCGCCGGCGCGGCGGCCTACGCGGCCTCCAAGGCCGGCATCATCGGTTTCTCCCGCAGCCTCGCCGCTGAGATGGGCGCACGGAACATCACCGTCAACGTGGTCGCCCCCGGGCTGGTCATGACCCCGTTGGCGACCAAGCTCGCCGGCGGCGAGGAAGCCAACATTAACACCCGGGCCATCAAGCGGGCCGCAGTGGTGGAGGACTTCGTGGGCCCCACCCGGTTCTTCCTCTCACCCGGTGCCTCGTTCGTGACAGGGCAGACGCTGGTTGTCGACGGCGGCTCGATCCGTCGCTGA
- a CDS encoding NAD(P)/FAD-dependent oxidoreductase has product MNKTLDRVMTEMSEEALRAHLESAQVPALVMLTAHVTGDATVLRDEWRPNLKTLPLSGLDPATEAEARAHCFELLAPFLPTQNEWAAVPDESLRQKLATWLMGGENEDAQAMAAVAFTPNNVDPRKPDWTLDSVAPGSALSAVVIGAGFSGLLAGLRLKQAGVPFRIIEKSVDVGGTWWENTYPDCRTDVRSHIYTYSFVQHDWETHYGRQEKIHGYLHQFAADNGLLEHMVFGTEVTATRWDGETGTWTLETKTAAGVGGTIESNIVVSAVGQLNRPSIPNLQGLDSFNGPVVHSAQWDHGIDFTGKRVVVIGTGASALQFAPAVAKVAEQVTIFQRSAPWLRPTPVLRQEIEYGERWLLSNLNQYRAYYRFSIFLPRLIGNLPAATVDPDFPPTEVSVSAANEALRQELTAYLEEQAGDDEELRKQIVPDYPPAAKRVICDDGTWVKTLKRDNVRLVSQGVNRIDSDGVWLGDEHVPADIILLGTGFKASDFLLPMSVAGIGGKDLHETWGIDASAYLGVTLPGYPNFFCMYGPNTNTVVHGNLVFFLECQANYMIDAVKTLAAGGHRAMSLRPDVFAEYDKEITEASAKRTWGWSKTHSWYMNAEGRSTIMWPLPAREYFERTSHVRTEDYNLG; this is encoded by the coding sequence ATGAATAAAACCCTAGATCGCGTGATGACAGAGATGAGCGAAGAAGCTCTTCGCGCGCATCTGGAATCCGCCCAGGTCCCCGCGCTCGTCATGCTGACGGCCCACGTCACCGGCGACGCCACCGTGCTGCGCGACGAATGGCGACCGAACCTCAAGACGCTTCCGCTAAGCGGCCTGGATCCGGCAACCGAGGCGGAGGCCCGGGCCCATTGTTTCGAACTGCTCGCGCCGTTCCTTCCCACCCAGAACGAATGGGCGGCGGTCCCCGACGAGTCGCTGCGGCAAAAACTTGCTACGTGGCTGATGGGCGGGGAGAACGAAGATGCCCAGGCCATGGCTGCGGTCGCGTTTACCCCCAACAACGTGGACCCGCGCAAGCCGGACTGGACGTTGGATTCGGTGGCCCCGGGCAGCGCTTTGAGCGCCGTGGTGATCGGTGCCGGGTTCTCCGGCCTGCTAGCCGGACTGAGGCTGAAGCAGGCGGGTGTTCCGTTTAGGATCATCGAGAAGAGCGTGGACGTGGGCGGCACCTGGTGGGAAAACACCTACCCCGACTGCCGCACCGACGTCCGCAGCCACATCTATACGTACTCCTTTGTGCAGCACGACTGGGAAACCCACTATGGCCGCCAGGAAAAGATCCACGGCTACCTGCACCAGTTCGCCGCCGACAACGGCCTGCTTGAGCACATGGTCTTCGGCACGGAGGTCACGGCCACCCGCTGGGACGGGGAAACCGGAACCTGGACCCTTGAAACCAAGACCGCCGCAGGCGTCGGTGGAACCATCGAATCCAACATTGTGGTCAGCGCCGTGGGCCAGCTCAACCGGCCCTCCATCCCCAACCTCCAGGGCCTGGATTCCTTCAACGGCCCGGTGGTGCACTCCGCGCAGTGGGACCACGGGATCGACTTCACCGGCAAGCGGGTGGTGGTCATCGGCACGGGTGCCAGCGCCCTGCAGTTCGCACCCGCCGTCGCGAAAGTTGCCGAGCAGGTCACCATCTTCCAGCGCAGCGCCCCTTGGCTGCGTCCCACCCCGGTGCTGCGCCAGGAGATCGAATACGGCGAACGCTGGCTGCTGAGCAACCTGAACCAGTACCGCGCCTACTACCGCTTCTCCATTTTCCTGCCCCGGCTCATCGGCAACCTGCCGGCCGCTACTGTGGACCCGGACTTCCCGCCGACCGAGGTCTCAGTCTCCGCTGCCAACGAGGCGCTTCGCCAGGAGCTGACCGCATACTTGGAGGAGCAGGCCGGGGACGACGAGGAGCTGCGCAAGCAGATCGTCCCCGACTACCCGCCGGCCGCCAAGCGGGTCATCTGCGACGACGGCACCTGGGTGAAGACGCTCAAGCGGGACAACGTCCGCTTGGTCAGTCAGGGCGTGAACCGCATCGACTCCGACGGCGTGTGGCTCGGCGACGAGCACGTCCCGGCCGACATCATCCTGCTCGGCACCGGCTTCAAGGCCTCCGACTTCCTGCTGCCCATGTCCGTGGCGGGCATCGGAGGCAAGGACCTGCACGAGACCTGGGGCATCGACGCGAGCGCCTACCTGGGCGTGACATTGCCTGGCTACCCGAACTTCTTCTGCATGTACGGGCCCAACACCAACACCGTTGTCCACGGGAACCTGGTGTTCTTCCTCGAATGCCAGGCCAACTACATGATCGATGCGGTGAAGACGCTGGCCGCCGGCGGCCACCGCGCCATGTCCCTGCGCCCTGATGTGTTTGCCGAGTACGACAAGGAAATCACCGAAGCCAGCGCCAAGCGAACCTGGGGCTGGTCCAAGACCCACAGCTGGTACATGAACGCCGAGGGCCGATCCACCATCATGTGGCCGCTGCCGGCCCGCGAATACTTCGAACGCACCAGCCATGTTCGCACCGAAGACTACAACCTCGGCTGA